A single genomic interval of Calypte anna isolate BGI_N300 chromosome 3, bCalAnn1_v1.p, whole genome shotgun sequence harbors:
- the UFL1 gene encoding E3 UFM1-protein ligase 1 gives MAAAWEEIRRLAADFQRAQFADVAHRLSERNCIEIVTKLIAEKQLEVVHTLDGKEYVTPAQITREIQDELHVSGGRVNIVDLQQVINVDLLHIENRANDIVKSEKTIQLVLGQLINESYLDQLAEEVNDKLQETGQVTVSELCKAYDLPGDFLIQALSRRLGRIIHGQLDQENRGVIFTEAFVSRHRARIRGLFTAITRPTSVSNLITRYGFQEHLLYSVLEELVNSGRIKGTVVGGRQDNAVFIPDIYARTQSNWVDSFFKQNGYLEFDALHRLGIPDPAGYIKKKYKSAQLLFLRAACVGQEIVDQVEASVEEAISSGNWIDVATLLPSSLSVEDVGILVQQVMRSLNKNSAGLVFSDTIVVSEKFLSSCLDLFSDMMQKRAEKEMKNNPVNLITEEDLKQASVLDGSYANKKDKKDERRKKATEGSGSVRGGGGGNAREIKIKKTKKKGRKDADSDEELQATSTGRNKQPEFSFMSQEEIEDVLTTHMQDCPEELITELAEHLIRPLTKTYQEVVRSVFTSSTSSSGASRRQTMKDLQEEFSNLYNNIRLFEKGTKHFTDEAQNNLAKHLLKTVCTDITNLIFNFLASDSMMTTENYAAITSEVRMKILGKLPEETKDPLIKLHTSLNGKSVEDFLSCLDSAVDICGIMVKKGDKKKERQVLFQHRQALIEQLKVTEDPALVLHLTSVLLFQFSTHCMLHAPGRSVPQIINFLSGKIPEDQHSLLVKYQGLVVKQLISQTKKTEQGDGDQADNQEEEERADTIRKELQEITTSIKDLVLRPRKSSVTEE, from the exons ATGGCGGCCGCCTGGGAGGAGATTCGGCGCCTGGCTGCCGATTTTCAGCGGGCGCAGTTTGCCGACGTGGCCCACAG ATTGTCAGAACGGAACTGTATAGAAATTGTCACTAAACTGAttgcagagaagcagctggaagtAGTGCACACACTTGATGGAAAAGAGTATGTCACTCCAGCACAGATTACTAGGGAGATCCAAGATGAACTTCACGTTTCTGGTG GTCGAGTAAACATTGTTGATTTACAACAG gtaATAAATGTGGACCTTTTGCACATTGAAAACAGAGCTAATGACATtgttaaatcagaaaaaacaatCCAGCTTGTACTGGGACAGCTTATAAATGA GAGTTACCTGGATCAACTCGCTGAAGAAGTAAATGATAAACTACAGGAAACTGGCCAGGTGACAGTATCAGAGCTCTGCAAGGCATACGACCTTCCAGGAGACTTCCTGATACAG GCACTATCCAGACGTTTGGGTAGAATTATTCATGGACAACTAGACCAGGAGAATCGTGGGGTGATTTTTACGGAAGCCTTTGTGTCCCGGCATCGAGCGCGCATTCGCGGTCTCTTCACTGCAATTACTCG gCCTACATCTGTAAGCAACTTGATCACTCGATATGGATTTCAAGAACATTTACTTTACT cTGTTCTAGAAGAACTTGTTAACTCTGGTCGTATAAAAGGAACCGTGGTTGGTGGGAGACAGGATAATGCTGTATTTATTCCAGACATCTATGCCAGAACTCAGAGCAACTGGGTGGATTCCTTTTTCAAGCAGAATGGTTACTTAG AATTTGATGCACTGCACAGACTTGGCATCCCTGACCCAGCAggctacattaaaaaaaagtacaagtCCGCACAACTCTTATTTCTGAGAGCAGCTTGTGTTGGTCAAGAAATTGTGGATCAAGTTGAAGCCTCTGTAGAGGAAGCTATCAGCTCTGGAAACTGGATAGATGTGGCA aCTCTTCTCCCCAGTTCATTGTCAGTAGAAGATGTTGGGATTTTGGTTCAGCAAGTCATGAGatctttaaacaaaaattcTGCAGGTTTAGTCTTCAGTGACACCATTGTGGTCAGCGAGAAATTTCTAAGCAGCTGTCTTGATCTGTTTTCTGATATGATGCAAAAGAGAGCTGAAAAG gaaatgaaaaacaatcCTGTTAATTTAATCACTGAAGAAGACTTAAAACAGGCTTCTGTTTTAGATGGCTCATATGctaataaaaaagacaaaaaggatgaaagaagaaagaaagcaacag AGGGCAGTGGAAGcgtgagaggaggaggaggtggtaaTGCTAGAGAGATCAAgataaagaaaaccaagaaaaaaggaagaaaggacgCTGACAGCGATGAAGAGTTGCAAGCAACTAGCACAG GTAGGAACAAGCAGCCAGAGTTCTCTTTCATGTCACAAGAGGAAATTGAGGATGTTTTAACGACCCACATGCAGGATTGCCCTGAAGAGCTTATTACAGAACTTGCTGAACATCTAATAAG ACCTTTAACAAAAACTTACCAGGAAGTTGTACGTTCTGTTTTTACATCTTCCACATCTTCCTCTGGAGCTAGCAGAAGGCAGACTATGAAGGACTTGCAGGAGGAATTCTCAAACTTGTACAACAACATTCGGTTATTTGAAAAGGGAACAAAGCATTTCACag ATGAAGCTCAGAATAACCTTGCCAAACACCTGCTGAAGACTGTCTGTACAGACATTACAAATCTTATTTTCAACTTCCTAGCATCTGATTCAATGATGACAACAGAAAATTATGCTGCAATCACAAGTGAG GTCCGGATGAAAATTTTAGGAAAATTGCCGGAAGAGACCAAAGATCCTTTAATTAAACTGCATACTTCTCTTAATGGCAAG agtgTAGAAGATTTTCTTTCATGCCTTGATTCTGCAGTGGATATTTGTGGTATTATGGtgaaaaaaggagacaaaaagaaggaaag GCAAGTCCTGTTTCAGCACAGACAAGCTCTGATTGAACAGCTGAAAGTCACAGAAGATCCTGCTCTTGTTCTGCACCTCACATCAGTCctgttatttcagttttcaaccCACTGTATGCTTCATGCACCAGGAAGATCAGTACCACAGATCATTAATTTTCTAAGTGGCAAGATTCCAGAG GATCAACATTCTCTGTTAGTCAAATACCAGGGATTAGTAGTGAAACAGCTGATCAGCCAGACTAAGAAAACTGAACAGGGAGATGGTGACCAAGCAGATAaccaggaagaggaggaaagagcagatACCATTCGAAAAGAGCTCCAGGAAATCACTACCTCTATCAAGGATCTTGTTCTCAGACCTAGGAAATCATCTGTAACAGAGGAATAG